GCACCTTCAACACCACATAGATGGTCTCGTTAAAGTTCTCACTCATAGCAAAGCATGTGTAGGTTCCAGAGTCCTCGGACCGGACCGGACTTATCTTTAGGTTTCCATCTGGTTCGACCGTTGCTGACTGGTTGCTTCCATGAGAAACCAACACGTTCCCAGGCAACATCCACGTCTTCACCATGTTCCTGCGTCTGGTGTCACACTTAAGGTGTACTGTTTGCTCCAGATAAGTCTCTTCAGCTTCCTCCTTGAATGTGCTGCAGTTCATGCTTTCACCACTGAGATCAAAAACACCTACTTGGGTTTTCTGTGGACCAGGCAGAATACACGTGTGGTCGTCTTTAAAGTCCAAAACAGGGTTTAGTTTTCGGATTTCCCAGTGAGCTAGGAGGGTGTACAGATCACAGTGACACAGCAAAGAGTTGTTGTGGAAGTAGAGGCCGTTTTTAATCCAGGCGGGTAGTGTCCGGAGCTCATCAATGGGCAAAACCTTGATTTTGTTGGAGGACACATCCAAGAGGGTGAGCTTCTCCAGGCGGGATCTCTCCTTGATCAGCTCCATGGGAAAACGGGAGATCATGTTCTGGCTAAGGTACAGCTTCTGAAGGTTGATCATGGTAATGAAGGCCGAGCGGTCAATCTGTGAAATCTGGTTATTGTAAAGCAGGAGGATCTCCAGGTTGACCAAGGGCTCAAAAGTGAACTCGTCTAGCATCTGCAGTTTGTTGGAGGACAGGTCTAAGTATCGCAGGTGCTTCACATATGTGAACGCCTCTGATGAGAGGAAATGCAGATTATTGTGGTTGAGCAAGAGGTTATGGAGATTGGGAAGCTTGACCGAGGTCCACTCTGATCGGAGCAGAACTATCTCATTGTAGCTGAGATCCAGTACCGTGGTGTAGTGTGGCAGACCAGTTGGGACAACGGACAGATTCATCTTGGAGCAGCTAACTATATTTGAGGCGCAGATGcacattttatggcagtttagtgTAAATCCTGCTGTCTCTGGTAGCCAGAGGAACGCCAGCCAGAGAGACAGAAATATGGCCCATCTCTGACTCTTATTCCAGTGAGGTAATGTTTCCAGCAGGTGATCACCTGACCTGGAGGAAGGCAGCAACATGCTGAAAGTTGTGCTGAATCCCGGAGAGGTTTGCTATGAGCCCATGTTCAAAAAAAGAGCACGGAGAAGCAGCTGAGGGATTCCCAAGCACATTGCTGATTGAAGGCTGAAAAAGTAAAACAGAAAGATGATTTAGACAGGGGACAGACACTGCAACCTAAATCCTAGGAGGCTTTGGTTTATTTTTAAGGTAACTTATTTTCAAAAGATGTCTTTGGTTGTGATCAAGAGTAA
The sequence above is a segment of the Nothobranchius furzeri strain GRZ-AD chromosome 15, NfurGRZ-RIMD1, whole genome shotgun sequence genome. Coding sequences within it:
- the amigo1 gene encoding amphoterin-induced protein 1; translated protein: MLLPSSRSGDHLLETLPHWNKSQRWAIFLSLWLAFLWLPETAGFTLNCHKMCICASNIVSCSKMNLSVVPTGLPHYTTVLDLSYNEIVLLRSEWTSVKLPNLHNLLLNHNNLHFLSSEAFTYVKHLRYLDLSSNKLQMLDEFTFEPLVNLEILLLYNNQISQIDRSAFITMINLQKLYLSQNMISRFPMELIKERSRLEKLTLLDVSSNKIKVLPIDELRTLPAWIKNGLYFHNNSLLCHCDLYTLLAHWEIRKLNPVLDFKDDHTCILPGPQKTQVGVFDLSGESMNCSTFKEEAEETYLEQTVHLKCDTRRRNMVKTWMLPGNVLVSHGSNQSATVEPDGNLKISPVRSEDSGTYTCFAMSENFNETIYVVLKVHNFTMHGSGETLNTAYTTLVGCLASVVLVLMYLYLTPCRCFCCPNKGKTRGEDSIHSSMLSVTPTHEDPALKAELNRHVAFMDSKDSQGQNGKLNPNGDEDEDDQDAEAGSLMKGKRKKSVAESISSVFSDTPMVV